The following nucleotide sequence is from Ensifer adhaerens.
TCGGCGCGGAACCGCCGATCGAGGGCCTGCTTCATCGGTTGTCCGCGGACAACCGATCCTTCGACTAGCCGATGGGGCTGGGCGCGAACTGCGCAACGAGTTCGTGGCGGTCGCCGGGATAGGTGAGCCGCACATGCGTGACCGGCGCCCGTCCGCTCCAGGTCCGCCGCTCGATGACGAGGCAGGCTGTGCCGGTGGCGATACCGAGCGCCTGCGCTGCCGACTTGCTGGCCGCCACGGCACGAATGCGGTGTTCGGCCGTGCTCCACGGTACCTTGCCGAGCAGCCACGAACCGGGCGCCGCGGTCTCGAATGTTTCCTCTTCGGCCTCCGGAACCGCAGAAAGGCTGATCAACCTCTCCTCGAAGCAAAAGGGACGCGAGCCGGCAAAATGCCGGCACGTTACGTCCAGCAGCTTGCCCGAGCTCGGGAGATCCAGGCGTTCACGATCCCGGCTTTCGACCTTGCGCACTTTTCGCTCATCCACGCGGAAGCTGTAATCGAGCCCCAGCGACTGGACTTCGAGTTTAACGTCGTGGATCTCCATGACGGCGGACTGGACCTGCGGAAAGGTAACGTAGCTTCCCGACTTGCGCCGCCGCTCGATCAGCCCGCGCTTGACGAGTTCGGTCAGGGCCTTGTTCACCGTCATGCGCGAGCAGTCATATTGCTCGGTCAGTTCGTGCTCGAACGGGATGCGGTGTCCGGGTGGCCACTCCCCGGAAAGAATGCGCCCTTCGACGTCACCGAGGATGCGCTGGTGCAGCGATAGCACCTGCCCCTGACTGTCGGCCGCATCGCCAGGCGGGTCACTTGAAACGGATCGATCTTGCTTGGTGTCCATGACAGCGAACTTAATCAATTCGCAGCCGCGAAACAGCCCTTCCCTCGCCGATTTGCGCTTTTCCACGGCGGCTGAAACGGCTTTCACGTTGACAGCTGTCAACGCTTGGGCGGCGCAGTTCGGCGCCACGCCTCACTCCTCAGTAAAGGAGGTGCCACGGCGTCAGGAACGCGCGCGCCCATTCCTGATTACGATCGGACTCTTCGCACGTCGCCTTGTCGAGCGTCGTCGAGGCGACATCCACTTCCGCCTGCCGCTTTGTCTTCATCGCCTTCGGCACAGGCGGGGGCGGCTCAAGATAGCCAAGGGTCATTCCACCGAGATAGAACATCAGGAAGCTCCATGCATCCAATCGCCAACTGAACACAATCCTGACACAATCAGATCCGCTGTCAATAGTCTATTAAATCTATGCTCTAATTGGAGATGCGCGAACGTGCCCGAAGGGAAGTTGTCCGCGGACAACTCGGCCGCTTCACAAGCTCGCTTTCCACCGCAAGGGCAGCACCTCCGTCAAAACGCTATGCATTTGTAAAACCGCGCCGAATCGGAGCATAGTGCATCTGCGCATATTGTCCGGATATGACGATTTTTGCGCAGTTTTCGGGGATATCAATGTTGCAGCAAAAAATTCAAAGCCAGGACGCACAGGAGCATCTGCCGACGCTTCTGGCTGCCGATGCTTTGGAGCTTGCCCATCAGCTGCAGCAGCACCAAAAGAAAATCTTCCCCCCGCAAGCGCAAAAGCAGATGCGTCTCTTCAGCCCTGCCGAAGCGGCAGCCTTCATCGGAATCGGCGAAGGCTATCTGAGGCAGGTGGCCTCAGAGGGCCACGGCCCAGCGCCCTTGTCAAACGGTCGGCGCATGTATGCCGTTTCCGACATCGAACGCATTCGCCGCGTTCTCGACGATGGCGGCAAGTCGGGCAAATATGTCCCGCACCGGCGCGGCGATGAAAAGCTGCAGGTCCTGTCTGTGATGAACTTCAAGGGCGGGTCGGCTAAGACGACGACCTCAGCCCACCTCGCCCAATATCTGGCACTTCGCGGCTACCGCACGCTCGCGATCGATCTCGATCCGCAGGCTTCGCTTTCCGCCCTCTTCGGCCATCAACCGGAGTTGGATGTCGGAGAAGGCGAGACGCTTTACGGCGCGATCCGCTATGACGCCCCGCGGTCGATCGCCGATATCGTGCGGTCGACCTACACCGCCAATCTGCATCTCATTCCCGGCAATCTCGAACTCATGGAATTCGAGCACGAAACGCCGAAGGCGATGATGACGGGCGGGGCTGCAGAAACCCTTTTCTTCGCCCGCATCGGCGATGTGCTCGCCGATATCGAGAGCTTCTACGACATCGTCGTCATCGATTGCCCCCCGCAGCTCGGCTTCCTCACCATGTCGGCGCTCTGTGCCGCAACGTCCGTCCTGATCACCGTGCATCCGCAGATGCTCGACGTCATGTCGATGTCGCAGTTCCTGTCGATGACGAGTGAGTTGATGAGCGTCGTCGAAAAAGCCGGTGGCCGCACCAGCTATGACTGGATGCGCTATCTCGGAACACGGTTTGAGCCGAACGACGGCCCTCAAAGCCAGATGACCGGTTTCATGCGCGCCATTTTCGGCAATCGCATGCTGCAGAACGCCATGGTGAAGTCGACAGCTATCTCCGACGCCGGCGTAACGAAGCAAACGCTTTATGAAGTCGAGCGCTCGCAGTTTGTCCGCGGCACCTACGACCGCGCAATGGACTCTCTCAACCTCGTCAATGGCGAGATCGAGGACCTGGTCCGCAAGGTCTGGGGGAGGAAGTAATCCATGGCCCGTAAGAACCTGATCGGGATATCGGAGGAACGCGTCGACGATGCCAACGGCGCACCGGGCAACGACCGCCCGATCGCCGGGCTGATGGCCGGTGCCCGCCCCCCGACTGCTGTCGGTGGCATCACCCGGTCGCTGTCGAACATCACGCAGAAGGTCGAACGCGCCCAGGAGCTCGAGCGGCAACTTGCCGAAGGGCAAGCGGTCGTCGAACTCGATCCGGCGCTCATCGACGCATCCTTCATCGTCGATCGCCTCGGGATTGCGGCCGACGCGCAACTGAGCCTCGCTGAACAGATGCGAGAGCACGGACAACAGGTGCCCATCCTGGTCCGGCCGCATCCAACCATCGAGGGGCGATACCAGGTCGCCTACGGCCATCGCCGCCTGGCTGCTGCCCGCGACATCGGTAGCAGTGTTCGTGCGGTCGTTCGCAATCTCAATGACGAGCAATTGGTCGTCTCGCAGGGACAGGAAAACAACACCCGTTCCGACCTCTCCTTCATCGAGCGCTCGCTCTTTGGCAGCCGCCTTGAGGATCGCGGGTTTTCGCGTGAGATCATCATGTCGGCGCTGGGTGTCGACAAAGCCGCCCTGTCGAAGATGATTTCTGTTGTTCGCCGGCTACCGATTGCGCTGGTCGAGGCCATCGGACCGGCACCATCGATCGGACGGCGCCGTTGGTTTGAACTCGCTGAGCTTCTCGCACAAGATGGCAAGCCGGAGGCCGCAGCCGCCTTCACGCAAAGCCGAGAATTCCAGAAGGCCGGCAGCGATCAGCGTTTCGACGCCTTGTGCACTTTCTTAAGCGCCTCCAGGGCGCGTGCCCGGCCTATCCCATGGCTGGCGCCAGACAACACAACCCCGGTGCGTATCCGTGAAACGGACGTCGAGACGACGCTTGCCTTCAACAGCAAGACGGCACCAGGCTTTGCAGATTTCGTGAGGCAGAGGCTCAAATCTCTGTACCTCGAATATCAAGAGGAAACAGGAGACTAACTGAGCAAAAGAAAAAGGCTTCCGAACGACTAGCGCTGCGGAAACCCTTCTCTCGTGTAGCAACTAGAGAATCCCATTTCCGCGAATCGGTGTCAAGAGTTTTCAACGTCGTTTCGGCGAACGGATTTCTTTTGCCTTGGAAAAGGTGAAGAAGAATGGATCGTGGGATTGTCACGACGCCCTTCGGGCGGCGGTCGATGACGCTTGGGATGTTGGCACACCAACTTTCCAGCGCTCCGGCCGTCGACGACGGGAGCGTCGACAAGTGGAAATTGTTTCGAACGGTGTGTGCCGCCAAGACAAGCCTTGGGGTTTCCGACCGTTCGCTTGCGGTGCTGAACGCACTGCTGTCCTTTTACCCAAAGAGCGAACTCGACCCGGCCGCCGGCCTCGTCGTGTTTCCGTCGAATGCGCAGCTTTCGCTCCGTACGCACGGCATGGCCGAGACGACGCTGAGGCGGCATCTGACGGCGCTTGTCGAGGCTGGGCTCATCCTCAGGCGCGACAGTCCCAATGGCAAGCGTTACGCCCGACGTGACCGCAAGGGCGCGATCGGCCAGGCCTTTGGCTTCGATCTCGCACCGATGCTTGCACGGGCGTCCGAGTTCGCAGCGGAAGCGGCACGGCTGGAAGCGGATCGTCGCTACCTGCAGGTGATGCGCGAACGTCTGAGCCTTTGCCGGCGCGACGTCGTCAAGCTCGTCGAGCTCCTGCGCCAGTCCGATGTCCTCCAAGCGGAAGAAGCGGAAACGCAGTGCCAGGCGGTCTACACGGCACTGTCGCGCAAGCCGCTGATCACCGAAGTGGAGCGCGCCCTCGCCGTTTTGTCGGCACTCCGCGACAATCTGACTAATTACCTGGAAAACTTGCTGAAAACGCAGAATACGGCTGCCAATGAACGCCAGTATGAGCGGCACATACAGAGTTCAGAATCCGATTATCAATCTGAATCTGAAAACGCTTGTGAAAGACCTGAAGCGGCATTTTCGGATCTGGCTGGCACCAAGACGTCATGCACTCCGGATGATGATACCGTTGCAGGCAGTGCAAAGTCGCCCGGCCTTTCTCGCCTTCACGATCATATCGGCGCGCTGCCGGTGGTGCTGAAAGCCTGCCCGCAGATCCGTGACTATGGACCAGCGGGGCGAATTGGTAACTGGCGGGACATGTTCCTAGCCGCAACCGTTGTCAGGACGATGCTCGGCGTCAGCCCGGAGGCCTACGACGAGGCGTGCACGGTGCTTGGTCCCGAAACGACGGCAACGGTACTCGCCTGCCTTCTTGAACGGTCCGAGCACATTCATTCGGCCGGGGGCTATCTGCGGGACCTGACGCGCCGCGCGAGAAACCAGACATTCACCGTGTCGGCGATGCTGTCGGCGCGCTTGCGAGCCCAAGCCGGAGTGGTCGCCGTGAGCGGATGAACAGCGACAGGGGGCATGAGCGTCTCCTCTCGCGGAAACGCTTTGGCTTGTCTGTGACGTTGAAATGCGGGACACTGTAAGTGCAGGGATTCGTTGACATCTCTACGTTATTCTTACGTCTGAGATTGTTTTCAGACCCTCGCCACCCATCAGAAAACATTGCTGTTTCTCCTTCTTTTGGAAAGGAAGGAGCGGTTCAGTTCCGTTGCGCGGACTCAGCGTACAAGACTTCGAATTTCTCGATCTCGAGCCGAATGATTGAGCGTCCTCCCTTGTTAGAGCCCGTTCTAGCGGCAGAATCCGTTCAGGTGGCGAACTCGCGGGCTGTTGCCAGCTGGCAACAGGTTGCTGGTTTAAAGCCGAGCGCCCTCCCCCCAAAAAGCTGGGTCGCGAAAGGGTAAACTAAAGCGACAAAGCACCAAGCATAGTTGGATCTCACTGCCGCGTGATTGCGAACACGGTATGGCTGGGGGAAACAGCGAGTATGGTACTCAACTCACTGACCGGGTTTGGCGTTGATAGACGAGACATCAACACGGTTGACAGCCGTCAACACATTGGCGTGCGCCGAGACACATGCAAGTCCTGTTTGAATAGAAATATTCGCCGTCGTCGTTTGCGAAATCAGGCGGCGCAGCTCGCTGGTCTTCAAGCGGTGGAGAAAGCGTCTCCTGCCTGTGGGGGAAGTGATTCTCATGTTACGTTCCACATCCGCAGGAACCGTTTATTTTCAAAATGCGATACCAGTCTCCCGATCCCTACCATCCAACGCTGATCCCGCTGATGATTTCGGCGGAAGACGCCTTGGCGCGGCTCGATGAGCGCACGAACCGTCATGTCGTCGAAGACGGGTACCGCGAGCGCGGGCATTTCTTCGATGCGACTGCAGCACTTTGGGTGGCCGGCGAACTCGTTCATGTCGAGGATCTCGTGCTGCACGATGCACACATGGACGCGCGAGCGCCGACCCACGAGTTGACCATCGCCCATTCGGTCCTGAAAGTCCGCCGCCGCATCTGGCTCGGCGAGCCTGGTTGGGCCCTTTCTGCCCAGGGGCTTGCAGCACTCAGCGGCGAACAGAGCCCGGTCCCGGAGCTCGATATCCCTTCACTTGCGCCGGCCGAAACACGTCAGGCGGCGGGTGTCGATCGTGAGCCGGAGCGGGGCGAGCCGGAGGACGACGGCGACAGCAATCCGATGGCGGCCGAATTCGCGGCCATCGACGCCGCCATCGCTCGCTCGCAGCGCCTGCTCGATGCGCATGACCAGGACACGCTGGAAGTCGCGGAACGGACGGCGTTAGCGACAGCCCGCGAGCCGCTGGGACAGCTCGGCCTGCTCTTCGACGAAGAGTGGGATGAGGAAGCGCGTCTTGACGAATGGCGCCAGATGGTGGCAGCGGCTGATCAGCTGCCGCCCTGTCTTGGAGCCGCCTTGCTTTTCGATGCCTGGGAGCGGAGGGAGCCTCTGCGCCGTCAGCATTGGCTGGGGTCATTGTTGGTCGGCGCTTACCTGCGCTCCAGAGGCAAGGTCACCTCGCACCTGCTGTCGTTCAACACCGGGCTAAAGACCATCCGCTATGAGCGACGGAGGTCCCGGGACCCACTGACCCGCTGGAGCGCCTTTCTGGAGGCGATGACGGTGACGGCGGATCTCGGTCTCAAGGAACTCGACCGGCTGTTGCTTGCGAAGACCCAGATGGACATGCGCATTCGCGATCGTCGTTCCAACAGCAGTCTGCCGGCCTTGATCGACCTGGTTCTGTCGCGGCCGATCGTATCGGCGGCTTTGGTCGCCAAGCATGTCGGGGTGACGCCGCGCGGCGCGCTGAACCTCGTTCGCGAGCTTGGCATCCGCGAGATGACCGGCCGCGGGCGTTACCGCGGCTGGGGCGTGCTTTGAACCGGCGGCAGCGCGGAAAGCTTGCCGCCGGACCGTATCGGCGTCAGCCCATCGTGATCACGATCAACAGAACGAAGATCACCGGCACCAGCGTCAATGCCGGAATGATGATCGCCGGGTAACCGAAGGCGACGATGGCGAGCAGCCAGAGCAGCGCGCAGTTGATCAGAAACAGCACCTTGGCCGTCTGTGAACCTTGCACGGCCTCCTTGAGCATCCAGCCGAACACCGGCACGTGGTAGACAAGTCTCGCAATCATGGTTTTTCCTTTGCGTGGGTGGCCGCATTGGGGGGACAGGCGGCGCGGGTTTTATTCAAGGGCGTGTCGTCTCGCCGGTCTGTTGTCGGGTGAAGCCTGCGGTCGCTTCGAGGCGTTCGGGATCGAGGACACGCATTGTCTTCGGGTGGCTGAAGTCGATCAGGCCCTCGCGCTTGAAACGGTTGAGACAGCGGCTGACCGTTTCGACGGTAAGGCCAAGCCAATCCGCAAGGTCGGCGCGGGTGAGATGGAGATGAAAGCTCAACCGGGCAGCGCCGTTACGGCCGGTCCGATTGAACAGGCGCGATAGTTCCACCAGCGCACTGGCGACTTTCTCGCTGGCGGTCTTGCGACCAAGCAGCGTGGCATGGATCTGCATGCGGTGAAGCGTCGTCTTCAACTCGCTGGCGACGGCCGGATTGGTGGCGTTGAGATCCGCGTCACCCAGAGGCTCGATGCGCGCGATACTCAGCGTTTCGGCGGTGGCGATGTTGCGGCCGTCGATAGTGAAGCCGAAGAGCCGGCCCGGTCCGAGCACGTCGGTGATCTGGCGGCGACCGTCGTTGAGAAGTTGCGAAAGCACGACGCAGCCGTCAACGACACGGTAGAGCGCGCGGTTGCGTCCGCCCTCATAGAGCAGGGTCAGGTTTTCGCCGACGACACGACTACGCGAGGCCGGGCGAGGCGGCCTTATCGAGGACGCGCGAGGGGGAGCCGCTGGCGCGGCAGTGGTGATCAGGGTTTCTGGCATGAAAAACGTCCGCATGACCGACGCAAGGAGGCGTGATGCCCCGATGCCGACGGGCGTCGAAGGAGGATGTTGACAGCTGTCAACGGAGGTCAAAGCCGGATGACGACCTGTGGCGGGCCTCGCGGACGGGCATTGGGTGCGTGAACTTGTGGCACCGGTCGAACTGCCGCAACCCGGATCGCAGGTGTGCGGTTTGCCTCCAGGCGCTCGCTGAGAGAACCGTCCGGCGGCGTCAGCAGCGCCCAGAAGAACCGACAGGCGCTGCAAACATGTTTATGGCCGGGCTGGTCTTTGCCGTCTTCACCCAAACCGGTCTGGCAAAAATCGGGCAGGGACCCGTCGGGCAGGGCATAGAGCGCCAGTTCGGCCGCCGGCAGGCGAGTGGCCAGGGCAGGGCCGAGATGGGCAAAACCAAGCAGGAACAGCGCCGCGGCGCAAAGCATGCGCACGGCATTGTTCCATCTGATCTTCTCGCGACGTGTCATCGCCCCGGCTCGTTCCTGTTTCGATGGGGCAGAGATTGGCGACCGGCTTGATAAAGCTCAATGTGGCAAACCGCGCAGGGGCAGAATGCCGCAGCCAGAAGAACGCCGCGCCTCCGATTGGGGCGCGGCGATTAACCTATTGAATTATATTGTTATTGTTGCGAAATTGGCGGGCAGGGATCAATCCTCCTCGACAAAAACCTCGTGGCGCTTGGCATTCACACTCGGCAGGAACACGACGACGAGCACCAGGGCTGCGATCAGAAGCAGGATGGCGCTGATCGGTCGAGTGACGAATGTCGTCGGGTCTCCGCGCGACAGGATCATGGCGCGGCGGAGGTTTTCTTCGAGCAGCGGTCCGAGCACGAAGCCGAGCAGCAACGGAGCGGGTTCGCAGCGCAGCTTCAACAGCAGGTAGCCGACGAGGCCGAAGAAGGCGACGGCATAGAGGTCGTAGACATTGGAGTTGACGCTGTAGACCCCGATCGAGCAGAACGCCATGATGATCGGGAAGAGCACGTAATAGGGGATCTTGAGCAGCTTCACCCAGAGCCCGATCAACGGCAGATTCAGGACCACGAGCATCAGATTGCCGATCCACATGGAGGCGATGATGCCCCAGAAGAGGGCGGGCTGTTCGCTTGCGACGTTCGGACCGGGCACGATGCCCTGGATGATCATCGCGCCGATCATCAGCGCCATCACCGGATTGGCGGGAATGCCGAGGGTGAGCAGCGGAATGAACGAGGTCTGCGCGCCCGCATTGTTGGCGCTTTCCGGACCGGCGACGCCGGCAATCGCACCGTGGCCGAACTCTTCGGGGTGGTCCGAGACGCGTTTCTCCACGGTGTAGGAAGCGAAGGCCGCAAGGATTGCGCCGCCACCGGGCAGAATGCCGAGCGCCGAACCGATGATGGTGCCGCGCACGACCGGCGCGAACATGCGCTTGAAGTCGTCCCTGGTCGGCATCAGGTCGGTGACCTTGGCCATCAGCACCTCGCGGGTGCGTTCGTTTTCAAGGTTGCGCAGGATCTCGGCGATGCCGAAGACACCGACGGCGAGCGCTACGAAGTTCAGGCCGTCGGCATATTCCCGGATGCCGAGGGTAAAGCGCGGCGTGCCGGAATAGATATCGGTGCCGACGAGGCCGAGCAGGAGGCCGAGGGCGACCATGGCCAGCGCCTTGACGATCGACCCGTGCGCGAGTGCGATCGAGGAGACGAGGCCGACGATCATCAACGAGAAGTATTCGGCAGCGCCGAACTTCAGGGCGATTTCGGTCAGGGGCGGTGCGAAGACCGCGACGAGGAAGGTCGAGACGGTGCCGGCAAAGAATGAGCCGAGGGCAGCGATCGCCAGGGCGGCGCCGGCCCGACCCTTGCGGGCCATCTGGTAGCCGTCGATCGCGGTGACGGCTGACGACGATTCGCCCGGCATGTTGATCAGGATCGCCGTGGTCGAGCCGCCATACTGCGCGCCGTAATAGATGCCGGCGAGCATGATCAGCGAGGAGACCGGCTCGAGTTGGAAGGTGATCGGCAGCAGCATGGCGATGGTTGCCGTTGCGCCGATGCCCGGAAGGACCCCGATCAGGGTGCCGAGAAGCACGCCGATGAGGCAGAAGAGCAGGTTGGCGGGGGAACCGGCGGTCACAAAGCCGAGCGCGAGATTGTTGAAAAGATCCATTGCGCGTCTCCTAGAATTGGACCCAGGGGCCGAAGCGCTGGAAGGGCAGGCCGAGACCATAGCTGAACACGGCGACGGAGAAGGCCGTCAGCGCTGCGGAGAGCGCCAAAGCCATGAGCGGCGTCATGCGGCCGGAGGCAAAGCAGGCGATGAGTGCCGTGAAGAACAGTGCCGGGACGAAGCCGAGGCCGCGGACCGTGAGGCCGAAGAAAACCGGCGCCGGCAAAATGAAGAGCATGCCACGCAGCGCAATCGCGCCGATCGGCTCCCCCTGGACGCGGGTGGACTGTACGAGGATCACGATGCCGAGGAGCGTCAGGATGATCGCGAGCACGAGGGGGAAATAGCCAGGCCCCATGCGGAAGGCCGTGCCGAGCTCTAGGTTGAAGGCCTGCCAGGCGAAGAACAGGCCGACCGCGGTCAGGATCCCGCCGCAGAGCGCATTGGTGCTATCGAAGGAGAGTGATTTCATCGTGTCCCCATTTGTTTTCGCGGGGTAGCCGGGCCGAGGCGTCGACGGCCTCCCGCATTGGCATTGCCGGCTCGCGCCGGGTTCGCACATTGGGCAACGTCGCGTTGACAGCTGTCAACCGCTGTTGACGGCGCCTGTCCGGACACCGTCGGGAACATGCCCATGTCAGAACCGCCGCGCCCCGAGATGACTCGAGAGCGCGGCGCGATGAGCGGTGGATTAGTCGGCGTACTGGCCGGCCGCTTCGATCACCGGCTTCCAGCGGGCGATCTCGCCTTCGAGCTTGGTCTTCAGCGCGGCCGGGGTGGCGTCGGCGTCCGAAGACGGCTCGGTGCCGAGTTCGCCGAAGCGGGCAACCACGTTCGGATCCTTGAGCGCCACCTGCAGCGACTTCGACAGGCGTTCGGTCACTTCAGCCGGCGTACCCTTCGGCGCGTAGACGCCGTGCCAGATACCAACCTGCAGGTTCGGCAGACCACCTTCGGTGGTCGTCGGCAAGTCCGGGAAGACCTTCAGGCGTTCGGGCGAGGTGACGGCGTAAGCCTTGATCGTGCCGCCCTGAATCTGCTTGGTGGTGTTGGTCGTCTGGTCGCACATGATGTCGACCTGACCGCCGAGGAGATCGGTCATCGCCGGACCGGTGCCCTTGTAGGGAACGGTGGTCAGCGGCGTTTCGATGGCGCTCATGAACATCATGCCGCAGAGGTGCGAGGCGGCGCCGATGCCGGCGTTGGCGACGGTGACCGTGTCCTTGTTCGCCTTCACATATTCGACGAGACCCTTGAGGTCGGTCGGCTCGAGGTCCTTGCGCGCGACGATGGTCATCGGCACTTCGGTGACGAGGCCGACATATTCGAAGGCGTTCAGCGTGTCATAGGCGAGTTTGCGGTAGAGCGTCGCGCTGGTTGCCATGCCGATGTGATGGAGCAGCACGGTGTAGCCGTCCGGATCGGCCTGGGCGACGCGACCGGCGCCAAGCGTGCCGCCGGCGCCGCCGACGTTCTCGACGATGATCTGCTGGCCGAGGTCCTTCGACATGGATTCAGCAACCAGGCGCGCAACCGTATCCGTCGGGCCACCGGCGGAGAAGGGCACGACCATGGTGATCGAACGCTCGGGGTAGGTCTGTGCGTTGGCGGAAACGGCAAAAATGGAAAGGGCGGCAACGGCGCCGAGCAATGCGTTGAGGGTTTTCATCTTCTTCCTCCCGGATGAAATATGGCCAGCCGGCAAGGTTTCCTCCCACGCCGGTGCTGGATGCCCCCATTTGCGGACGCAATCTTAGCACAGACAACGGGC
It contains:
- the repA gene encoding plasmid partitioning protein RepA, producing the protein MQQKIQSQDAQEHLPTLLAADALELAHQLQQHQKKIFPPQAQKQMRLFSPAEAAAFIGIGEGYLRQVASEGHGPAPLSNGRRMYAVSDIERIRRVLDDGGKSGKYVPHRRGDEKLQVLSVMNFKGGSAKTTTSAHLAQYLALRGYRTLAIDLDPQASLSALFGHQPELDVGEGETLYGAIRYDAPRSIADIVRSTYTANLHLIPGNLELMEFEHETPKAMMTGGAAETLFFARIGDVLADIESFYDIVVIDCPPQLGFLTMSALCAATSVLITVHPQMLDVMSMSQFLSMTSELMSVVEKAGGRTSYDWMRYLGTRFEPNDGPQSQMTGFMRAIFGNRMLQNAMVKSTAISDAGVTKQTLYEVERSQFVRGTYDRAMDSLNLVNGEIEDLVRKVWGRK
- the hutC gene encoding histidine utilization repressor — protein: MDTKQDRSVSSDPPGDAADSQGQVLSLHQRILGDVEGRILSGEWPPGHRIPFEHELTEQYDCSRMTVNKALTELVKRGLIERRRKSGSYVTFPQVQSAVMEIHDVKLEVQSLGLDYSFRVDERKVRKVESRDRERLDLPSSGKLLDVTCRHFAGSRPFCFEERLISLSAVPEAEEETFETAAPGSWLLGKVPWSTAEHRIRAVAASKSAAQALGIATGTACLVIERRTWSGRAPVTHVRLTYPGDRHELVAQFAPSPIG
- a CDS encoding tripartite tricarboxylate transporter TctB family protein, encoding MKSLSFDSTNALCGGILTAVGLFFAWQAFNLELGTAFRMGPGYFPLVLAIILTLLGIVILVQSTRVQGEPIGAIALRGMLFILPAPVFFGLTVRGLGFVPALFFTALIACFASGRMTPLMALALSAALTAFSVAVFSYGLGLPFQRFGPWVQF
- the repB gene encoding plasmid partitioning protein RepB, with amino-acid sequence MARKNLIGISEERVDDANGAPGNDRPIAGLMAGARPPTAVGGITRSLSNITQKVERAQELERQLAEGQAVVELDPALIDASFIVDRLGIAADAQLSLAEQMREHGQQVPILVRPHPTIEGRYQVAYGHRRLAAARDIGSSVRAVVRNLNDEQLVVSQGQENNTRSDLSFIERSLFGSRLEDRGFSREIIMSALGVDKAALSKMISVVRRLPIALVEAIGPAPSIGRRRWFELAELLAQDGKPEAAAAFTQSREFQKAGSDQRFDALCTFLSASRARARPIPWLAPDNTTPVRIRETDVETTLAFNSKTAPGFADFVRQRLKSLYLEYQEETGD
- a CDS encoding tripartite tricarboxylate transporter permease, with the protein product MDLFNNLALGFVTAGSPANLLFCLIGVLLGTLIGVLPGIGATATIAMLLPITFQLEPVSSLIMLAGIYYGAQYGGSTTAILINMPGESSSAVTAIDGYQMARKGRAGAALAIAALGSFFAGTVSTFLVAVFAPPLTEIALKFGAAEYFSLMIVGLVSSIALAHGSIVKALAMVALGLLLGLVGTDIYSGTPRFTLGIREYADGLNFVALAVGVFGIAEILRNLENERTREVLMAKVTDLMPTRDDFKRMFAPVVRGTIIGSALGILPGGGAILAAFASYTVEKRVSDHPEEFGHGAIAGVAGPESANNAGAQTSFIPLLTLGIPANPVMALMIGAMIIQGIVPGPNVASEQPALFWGIIASMWIGNLMLVVLNLPLIGLWVKLLKIPYYVLFPIIMAFCSIGVYSVNSNVYDLYAVAFFGLVGYLLLKLRCEPAPLLLGFVLGPLLEENLRRAMILSRGDPTTFVTRPISAILLLIAALVLVVVFLPSVNAKRHEVFVEED
- a CDS encoding tripartite tricarboxylate transporter substrate-binding protein encodes the protein MKTLNALLGAVAALSIFAVSANAQTYPERSITMVVPFSAGGPTDTVARLVAESMSKDLGQQIIVENVGGAGGTLGAGRVAQADPDGYTVLLHHIGMATSATLYRKLAYDTLNAFEYVGLVTEVPMTIVARKDLEPTDLKGLVEYVKANKDTVTVANAGIGAASHLCGMMFMSAIETPLTTVPYKGTGPAMTDLLGGQVDIMCDQTTNTTKQIQGGTIKAYAVTSPERLKVFPDLPTTTEGGLPNLQVGIWHGVYAPKGTPAEVTERLSKSLQVALKDPNVVARFGELGTEPSSDADATPAALKTKLEGEIARWKPVIEAAGQYAD
- the repC gene encoding plasmid replication protein RepC, with amino-acid sequence MDRGIVTTPFGRRSMTLGMLAHQLSSAPAVDDGSVDKWKLFRTVCAAKTSLGVSDRSLAVLNALLSFYPKSELDPAAGLVVFPSNAQLSLRTHGMAETTLRRHLTALVEAGLILRRDSPNGKRYARRDRKGAIGQAFGFDLAPMLARASEFAAEAARLEADRRYLQVMRERLSLCRRDVVKLVELLRQSDVLQAEEAETQCQAVYTALSRKPLITEVERALAVLSALRDNLTNYLENLLKTQNTAANERQYERHIQSSESDYQSESENACERPEAAFSDLAGTKTSCTPDDDTVAGSAKSPGLSRLHDHIGALPVVLKACPQIRDYGPAGRIGNWRDMFLAATVVRTMLGVSPEAYDEACTVLGPETTATVLACLLERSEHIHSAGGYLRDLTRRARNQTFTVSAMLSARLRAQAGVVAVSG
- a CDS encoding RHE_PE00001 family protein, with protein sequence MRYQSPDPYHPTLIPLMISAEDALARLDERTNRHVVEDGYRERGHFFDATAALWVAGELVHVEDLVLHDAHMDARAPTHELTIAHSVLKVRRRIWLGEPGWALSAQGLAALSGEQSPVPELDIPSLAPAETRQAAGVDREPERGEPEDDGDSNPMAAEFAAIDAAIARSQRLLDAHDQDTLEVAERTALATAREPLGQLGLLFDEEWDEEARLDEWRQMVAAADQLPPCLGAALLFDAWERREPLRRQHWLGSLLVGAYLRSRGKVTSHLLSFNTGLKTIRYERRRSRDPLTRWSAFLEAMTVTADLGLKELDRLLLAKTQMDMRIRDRRSNSSLPALIDLVLSRPIVSAALVAKHVGVTPRGALNLVRELGIREMTGRGRYRGWGVL
- a CDS encoding helix-turn-helix domain-containing protein, giving the protein MPETLITTAAPAAPPRASSIRPPRPASRSRVVGENLTLLYEGGRNRALYRVVDGCVVLSQLLNDGRRQITDVLGPGRLFGFTIDGRNIATAETLSIARIEPLGDADLNATNPAVASELKTTLHRMQIHATLLGRKTASEKVASALVELSRLFNRTGRNGAARLSFHLHLTRADLADWLGLTVETVSRCLNRFKREGLIDFSHPKTMRVLDPERLEATAGFTRQQTGETTRP